The DNA segment GTTCTTTCTCGCTGTTGAACTTTCATTattgtccctttttttgttggtacaTCTTTCTTCCCATTCGTACGTTTTGGTATGAGTTTTGGCTGTTGCTTGCTGGTTTGGTCCCCCTTCGTTGAGGTTAATTTATTGTCAATTTACGTTTTCGTTTGCCTATTTTATGACGAGACGATTGTATATCGTTTAAttcatttgctttgtttgtctTCCTTATGTTGGGCGCccttttttgcctttcttttttttgacttatttgattttggcttgtttttttggtcattttgggatgttttttttttgcttcatcgctttgttttatttcttgcaaattcgttttgttaattttattacCTTTTCATGACGTTTTTAGTGTCATGTTTACTCGTTTTcgtttatatttttcattgttttgtgcTTAATTAACTTTAACCaacattttcttatttatcaATAtgtttttacagtttttttttaaatattatcatGCTTCTCTCCTATTTCAAGgctattatttattttgttcatacatttgttgtgtgtttcacATGTTTCatgtaattttatttgtttacttttttgtttctttttataacGTCTTTctttaacattattttatgcatctttcttaaattatataaCCGTCTTGCATTCGATTTACTAATGATTATGTAATCTTTCTTAATTAATATGCTACTCCTTTTATTACGTTTTACTTCTTTCGCATGGTTTCTTTTcgatttgtttattaatttgctgTTCCTTTCCCATCCCTCCATGTGATTTACTCACTTCAAGcagtgtattttattttaagagCCTTTTTTATGGGGTTTCCTTATAAAACAGCATTATTTTCATCTCTccctgtctctttctctctctctctctttctctctccctgtcTCCCCTCAATGAGTGGCGTCAACAATGGatgaattaaatttactttcaaattaaatttacttcCCTTTTTACCTCCAGAAGCATTCATTTCCCCCTTGCACACTGACGAGCATAGCTCGTGGAGGCTTCTTTCCGACACTTTCCACCGCAAAAATGTGGAAAAAACGGTGGAATGCTGCGGGGGAAAggtgcatacacacgcaaacatCGCCTGAGATGTTTTGAACAGCAACGGATTCACTGTtttcaacacacatacacacacaaacagtgcTCTTACCGCGGCCGCGGCTTGTCGACTTTTTGATCGAAAGCTTCGAAagcacacaccgacacaccgacacaccgaCTTTGTGTCGCACAGTTTTCTTCGTGTCGCCTGTCCTCCCACCCGGGTTGGGCTGGCTTTGTGCGACACAGTCCTGGGGAATGGGTTTCGATGGAAAATCCATTTCCTGCTTCCGGAAGGACTCGGGATTGGGAATGCGTTccgccttttttttctttttccattgTTGTTTTCTCCTTTCTTTTCAACAGCCCCATTCCCTCCACTGTGGAGGCTGTGGAATGCCGTTGAAGAATTATTTTTCCTCCCTTAGTCCCTCCGGCATTCTGCTCTGGTTGGCGATCGAGTTGACAGCACAAtcagagcaacaaaaaagagagagaaatggaagcaaaaacgaaTAGCGGAACCGTGTCGATTGTGTAATCATTCGCAGGGTGTGTTTGGAGTGAAATTTTTAATAACGACACACCGAGCGGCGTGGGGAAGTGAAAAAGTTCCGCGTAAACAGCGTGTTTGCGTGCGGAGAAAGCAGAAACGAAAGGGAAAAAGTGTCCTTCCTTTTGCCTTCTGACGAATCGGTTCCACGCCGGATGCGCATCCATAATTCATGCTAATTGAAGCTAAACTTTTCCCCTTACTTTTTAGGCGATTGCTGCTGCGCGGACGACTTTGAACGACGCGCAAAACCGTGTTGCCGGACCCGAAGTTTTAAGCATTTCCCTGTCCCGGTTCCCCCGGTTTGCTGCAACGATTTGCCCTTCCCGTTGGGCAAGTTTTCCGCTTTGCTACAAGTTGTTAAACGttgttcattttcatttgcagTCGCGCACACTATACACAGTGTTCGTCGCGCTAGCTTGTCCTAGCAGTGGACGCGTTCCCATTGAATGATTTAGCAAAACTGAAAACTAGGGAGCTTGGCCAGTGCCACCACACTCCACACAATACCCCAAGCACCACCGTTCGCTGTGTGTGAATGTCGATAAATTGCAGCTGTAGATGCTGGCTGACGCTTGGCAACCTCTCAAATGTTCAAATGTCCCTCCCCTCCTCGAAAGTCTTTGGAGGGCAGCAGCGAGGAGGGgttaaaacaagaaaatgttaaagaaaaacacacaaactgcaTCGACGGAAAATGCAGCGTCGAGTGATGCAGGTAATGCTAGGCAGTAGAAACGGCCCTGCCGTAGTAGAGTTGCTGAAGAGGCGTGGTGGAAACTTTCGACAACGAAATGCTTTCACCTACTGTGAAGTCGTTCTTCGTTTTTCGCTCTCGCAGTCGCAGTCGACAAGGACATTTGTAGGTGCTCGAAAAAGGGTCTCAAGgaacaagacaaaaaaaacgatccaGAAGCTCTGTGGGATGGAAAATGGGGATTGGGAAagtaacaaacaacaaaaaatagaaagtTTTCCATTGGATATCATCTGCACtgcagtttgtttgtgtgtctgtgtgtggtgcaTGCTTCAtgcgtgttgttttttccgGGATGCGTGgcctttttccttccattcaATCCATTGACAGCGCTTTTCTTTCGTGTAAACATTGCTGCGCTCCACACGGCAGTAAATCATTGCGATGATGGGTGATGATGGCAGTGCTGGTGATGATAAGCTCCTGTGCTTCGAAGATGATTGAAGAGGGCTTTGGGAGCGCGCGATGTAGGAGTGAGGTTGCTAATAGGAACCACCTGGCGTCCTAGACAAAACTTTCCCAAGAGTAATTAGCTTAAACGCACTGAATtattcagtttttttctttttataaaagcaaaaaaaaaaataggaagtGGAATTGAAAACAACGTGGAGAGTGCTTTTAAAGCTAAATTAATCAAGAAAATTAATGATTATTTTCCTTCCCTCTGTTTAAAACGGTAGACCGGTAGGGTAATCCTTCGCAATCCACTACGGTCGCAATGGTCATCAAAGGATGCTATGCGAATGAGCTGCTTAAAAGGCTTTCGTTGCaatcaaaatagaaaaaagatCTTGCTGTTTCGGTACCAAATTTTTGAGTGTTCTATATtttcgtgcaaaaaaaaacctccatgCGTTGGGTATGAAAAGTGCAGCTGAAGATGAGGAACCACACCCGCTCGTGCGGTACTGTCACGCGGACACACCGTACAGTGAGCTGATTTGTCCGATTTGCTGGGAGCTGCTGGCGAAGGACGTTTGCATTACCTGCTGCGGGCATATCTTTCACGCCGACTGTTTGCTGCAGTGGTTCGAGTGgtaatataaacaatacagtTTTGTGTAAATTTGACACAATTACTAAAGTGATACtgcttttcctttcccccCATAGCTCTAAAACCTGTCCCCAGTGCCGTATTGCGTGTGGTACATTCCATCGCATCGTTCCGATCGGCTCGCGGGTGGACCAACCCAGCAAGTCTTGCACTGGACCGGCCGACCCGGATCCAAGAGATACGGCACTGGCCGATACATTTTGGATAGTCGTTGCCTTTTTCCTGTTCGTGCTGTGCTGCCGGATGGCGAAGAAATCGTTTGTAGAGTAGTTAAGCTCGCGAGCGCTATTCGAGCAGCGGGTTCGTGTCTACGGTAAGCGGCTGCTCGAATCGATCGTGCACGATCGACTAGTATGCGTGCTATCGTGCCATCGGCCAAAAACGGAATTGCACGTGGTAGCATAGCAAGCAAAGTCTAACACCGACAAACCGAGTGTGTAAGTCCCAAGGTATTCGCTTTGTTTTGACGGTCGCCTGCGAAACTGCGGCCAAAAGTTATACGCCGAAGCTTGTGAAGAAGCAGGGGCGATTTTGTAGATGGAAAGCTCTGACGTGCTCGCATCCATCCATCAGTCGTCTAGAGCACGCTTGTGCGTCTCCTATACACAGCAgcaatcacaaacacacagcggAACCGTACATACATCATTAATGTTTATGAAATGTTGAATTTGGAACGAGGATAACATTACGTGCGCCTCACCATTGAGCCGATTGCACACAGCGACGAGAATGCCGacggttgctgttgttggaaGGACTTGGACATCGCAAAAGCTGAATGTAAAATGTGATGCCCATTTACAGAACAataatttgtgtttgtgtgtgagcctCGATGAGCCTACAGGAGAAGGACTGGTCTGGTACGATGGTCAATGTTATTCCCTAGAatgcggcagcagcagtgcccTAGAATGCAAGTGCATTTCCTAGCAATAAAGTTTCTAGTCCAGCCGGGAATCCCTATTCCCGGAAGctgtacccccccccccccctgttaCCATGGCCTCGGAAAGCCCCCAAAGAGAGGCTGCAGTTATGCAGAGTTAGTCTTGCATACCGGCTTACCTGCTGGTTgcaaattgaatatttatcgCTTCCGCATGCCACTACGCTCTACCCGCTGGCTCCTGGTCTTCGGTGTGCCTCTGCTGGGTAGGATCTCTCAGGCATCTTTATTAGTGGCCGAAAGCGCCTATCGATGTCTTAAAACATTAGCCGCTTTCAATTGGACTAGCGTGTTCTGCCCGCTCAGAGGACGAGGAAAAGCGCTCGACGGCCGGAACTCGGAACTGCTCGAAACTGCCCGTTCGGTTGCTCCGGTTCGGTGCCACCACAATTGATTCACAAATTTGTCCGTGTTGGGTCGGTttggttgggggggggggggggggggggggtgtttcTGAGGTGCGGCAAAATGGGTGGTATATGTGTTGACCTAGCGAAAACGAAGTTTTCCAACACACTACGCTTAGGGGAGGGAGTTttcaaggtgtatgtgtgtgtgcgtacatACCATTGGAGGCGGAAAGCAGTCAGTGGAGGTCACACAATAGGCATTGTGGAAAAGGCGAAACTCATGTGTGcaggggtggtggtggatgtttggttttgttgggcCCGGActatgcgtgcgtgtgtgtgtgtgtgtgcactgctCGATCATAGCTCATGCGAGCAAGGTTCGCATAAGCGCACACATACGGGCCCTTCCATACCCTCAACTCACTTTCCTTGGTTCTCGTCCGGTTCCGCTCAGCCCATTTTCTTCGAAGCCGAAAGACAAAACGTGCCACCCCGCTCCCTCTCCAGGCACGATGCAAATGCGATGCAAGTGCATTGTTTCATCCGCGCCTGATCGGTGTGTGGAACGCGGTGTCGAGAAGAGAACGCTGCAACGTCATTGAACGATGAATGACAGGGGCAGCGCAGCGTGTACACGGATACGGTGCGGTTGGCATTGCGCACATCGCCGGGGTTGAGAAATGGGGCACCATTTCTTCGGCTGGCCAGCGGTAGACGTTATGGCGATGGTTGTCTTAGAGACATTCTGCAACGGTCCTGGGCAGAGGAAAAGGGCCACAAAGCACTCGGCTGGGCCGTTGTTGCGCCGATCTTCCGATAGGAACTTATGCGTGATGAAAGTTTAATGCCTTTTTGCTGCGGCAGGAGAAGCATCAGCTATTTCAAACGCGCTAGACGCTTCAACACTTCTTTCCGGTTTTTCTTATAAACAATCATCCTCACAGCATCTCGTCTTGTGCCACTCAGCCCAGCAAGACACTCTCAGCGAAGaaatatgaaaatgcttcaaccCGGAGCGCAATGGAAAATGCAAACCAGCACCACCGACAACGACACCGCGCGAGTACCGGAGGAGTGCGGTTGCAATAGTAGTAGAATTATCATTTTTCATTAACCAACTTAATATTCATTCGCTCATTAGCATAGCACCGTGGCCCGTTCTTCCTCCCCCTTTGCATGCATATTCATTTTGGGAAGCGAGATGGAAAAACGGAAGTGCCATCCCTTGTTTTGCTGTGTCGTCTTGCGGGAGTACACCGCAAACTGTACACAACGCCTTTAAAAAGAAGCCATtcttgttgttgatttttttttgtcttcttctttttgtttccttttgcaGGATTTGTGAAGCTGAACGGcccccgaccgaccgaccgaccgacctcGAACCGCGAACGTACCCTAAGATGATTGGCTTCACGGATTGTGTGCCGAAGAGGTCGCGACGCTGTCGACGAAATCAGCGCAAAGCTGTGGCTGCCGCTTGATGGAGACGTGGATTTGTGGTGACGGTTGTTTTCGGGGTTCGGTTGGAGGACAAAACCGTCGctgccaacagcagcagcatcggcagcaAACCGGTGGTTTGAAATTAATCGCACAAACAATGGCTGCCTGATCTTCGCGTGCTTACACACCGCATAGCTCGGACGCAGCGCGCACGGGGTCGGACGAGCCACGTGCAATGATTTTGGAACCgttgccgtgtgtgtgttggtaaaAAGTGAAAACAGACGCTGCCAGTGGTGGAATTGGAAACAGAAAGTGCCACAGAGCACAGGAAGAAAATCTCAAAAGCAAATTGAGTTAAAACCAAAGAATAAGCTTCAGCACTATCTGGAGGTTTGGGTCAGCCATCGTCGGCACGTTGATGCTGGACAGAACTGGAGTGTGTACATCGAAGGCCACAGGTCGTGCTTTTTTAGGGTACAgaaatttatttacaaacaagAAAACCCGAGACAACAGCGGAATTAACGAGACCAGATAGTCGTGGACAAACACTGGTTGGGAAAGGAAAGCGGCAGAAGAGAATATCAGCCAACGAAGGACATCGCTGATATTCTGAATCTCGTCCGTCTTCTTTCAAGTACATTCCACGTGCGCGGTTGGTTGCTAAGAAGCGCAAGCAAAACTGATGACGATAAGGA comes from the Anopheles coluzzii chromosome 2, AcolN3, whole genome shotgun sequence genome and includes:
- the LOC125906836 gene encoding E3 ubiquitin-protein ligase synoviolin-like, giving the protein MKSAAEDEEPHPLVRYCHADTPYSELICPICWELLAKDVCITCCGHIFHADCLLQWFECSKTCPQCRIACGTFHRIVPIGSRVDQPSKSCTGPADPDPRDTALADTFWIVVAFFLFVLCCRMAKKSFVE